A stretch of the Sulfurimonas sp. HSL3-1 genome encodes the following:
- a CDS encoding alpha-glucosidase yields MASRWWERAVFYQVYPRSFADGNGDGIGDLPGIIGKLDYLQWLGVDALWLSPHYPSPQIDAGYDITDFTAVEPAYGTMADFDRLLEAIHARGMRLILDLVLNHTSDQHPWFLESRSNRENPKRDWYVWHDGDGEGPPNNWQSEFGGSAWEHNALTGQWYYHEFLKEQPDLNWRNPEVKAAMFDVARFWLDKGVDGFRLDAIGTLYEDPALTPQTSRYSAIDVLRHNWLPKETRDDLHYMDIVRDLLRYQHEQPEVFALMRDFRALIDTYDDRFLVGETSDVRFLGNGRDALHGIFNFDDVALPELTPGALRKIRSAWQTSVPDGGAFCTTLNNHDQSRIATHFAAGEHSLQPCRIALAVTLLLGGIPFLYYGEEIGMRDYAIQSLGELHDSVGRIYRDLRLQEGIGDAQILMELGTFSRDRCRTPMQWDRSPNAGFAPAGVRPWLPVHDNYLEGVNVADQTADPDALLPFYRELLHLRRTHPALQTGSLLDLDPSNEALLVFMRTSGEQRCLVILSFASEPLQCHLGCRGRILFPDIQKQTWIAPGPYDLPPLGILIVAIEENLHDSDRLPLFAMV; encoded by the coding sequence ATGGCATCCAGGTGGTGGGAGCGCGCCGTCTTTTACCAGGTCTATCCCCGCAGTTTCGCCGACGGTAACGGCGACGGGATCGGCGACCTCCCCGGCATTATCGGTAAACTCGACTACCTGCAGTGGCTCGGCGTCGACGCCCTCTGGCTCTCGCCGCACTACCCCTCCCCGCAAATCGACGCCGGTTATGACATTACGGACTTCACGGCGGTCGAACCCGCCTACGGGACGATGGCGGACTTCGACCGTCTACTTGAGGCGATCCATGCGCGGGGCATGAGGCTGATCCTCGACCTTGTCCTCAACCACACCTCCGACCAGCACCCCTGGTTTTTGGAGTCCCGTTCAAACCGGGAGAACCCCAAACGCGACTGGTATGTCTGGCATGACGGCGACGGGGAGGGTCCGCCCAACAACTGGCAATCGGAGTTCGGCGGCTCCGCCTGGGAGCACAATGCCCTCACCGGACAGTGGTACTACCATGAGTTTCTCAAAGAACAGCCCGATCTCAACTGGCGGAATCCCGAGGTCAAAGCCGCGATGTTCGATGTCGCGCGCTTCTGGCTGGACAAAGGGGTAGACGGCTTTCGCCTGGATGCTATAGGCACCCTCTACGAAGACCCCGCACTGACCCCGCAGACGAGCCGCTACAGCGCCATTGACGTACTGCGGCACAACTGGCTTCCCAAAGAGACCCGCGACGACCTGCACTACATGGACATCGTCCGCGATCTGCTCCGCTACCAGCACGAACAGCCCGAGGTGTTTGCCCTGATGCGCGACTTCCGGGCCCTGATAGACACCTATGACGACCGTTTTCTCGTCGGCGAAACATCGGACGTCCGCTTTCTGGGAAACGGCAGGGACGCCCTGCACGGCATCTTCAACTTCGATGATGTGGCCCTCCCGGAATTGACGCCCGGTGCACTGCGGAAGATCCGAAGTGCCTGGCAAACTTCCGTGCCCGACGGCGGCGCGTTCTGCACGACCCTGAACAACCATGATCAATCCAGGATCGCCACCCACTTCGCTGCGGGGGAGCACTCCTTGCAGCCGTGCCGCATCGCACTCGCCGTTACCTTGTTGCTGGGAGGCATCCCTTTCCTCTATTACGGCGAAGAGATCGGCATGCGCGACTATGCCATCCAAAGCCTCGGCGAGCTGCACGACAGCGTCGGCAGGATCTACCGCGATCTCCGCCTGCAAGAAGGGATCGGCGATGCGCAGATCCTCATGGAGCTCGGCACCTTCTCCCGGGACCGCTGCCGGACGCCGATGCAGTGGGACCGCTCCCCCAACGCTGGCTTTGCTCCGGCCGGCGTCAGGCCATGGCTCCCGGTCCATGATAATTACCTTGAGGGCGTCAACGTGGCCGACCAAACTGCCGATCCCGACGCGCTTTTGCCTTTTTACCGGGAACTGCTCCATCTGCGCCGCACTCATCCTGCGCTCCAGACAGGCAGCTTGCTGGACCTCGACCCCTCAAACGAGGCGCTGCTTGTTTTCATGCGCACTTCCGGTGAGCAGCGCTGCCTCGTCATCCTCAGCTTCGCCTCCGAACCCCTGCAATGCCACCTCGGATGCCGCGGACGTATCCTGTTCCCAGACATCCAGAAGCAGACCTGGATCGCGCCGGGACCGTACGACCTCCCCCCCTTAGGCATCCTCATCGTTGCCATCGAAGAGAATCTGCACGACTCGGACCGTTTACCTCTTTTCGCTATGGTGTAA
- the ggpS gene encoding glucosylglycerol-phosphate synthase, with translation MNFSHHETPSQEGSHISIVHSEDIHILATDLDGTFLESVNKEDDPLYRYLHDNPNIILVFNSGRNIELILPLLDDMSIPTPHYIIGDVGASVLDGANLEPVQPLQHDISKRWYKTLDSIADLREQLETLERQDQPQERRLSYYVTSSTIPRELVDELSTRECDVLHSNEIYLDILPKGTSKGSTLEALVEHLGVPKERVIVAGDTLNDLSMYQHGFKGVVLNNAETPLKEAASQIEHAYFSKAPGTHGILEAMHHFGIAEAQEVVEAPAPAYGNADLVMVYHRLPFQEVEEAGKIVRKKHTSPNGILPTLLGFFANGEKGSWVAWSKCESRTPEDFEKHVEVDKERYEHLRVCRVPLTAYDVKIFYEVFSKEAFWLLLHSFHEKAVFNHDHWKHFCEVNRIFAENTAAEAAEGAVVWIHDYNLWMVPGYLRQLRPDVKIAFYHHTPFPSADIFNMLPWRRDIINSLLQCDYVGFHIPQYVDNFVNTVRSNTQIEVNSRKNAAPLFKTYGCAIGVDDYADSFTTELNTVRLGAHPVGINCGYIEQLAASDHVQTLYHKIRDEIGDNKLIVSIERTDYTKGPVDKLKAYEHFLETHPQMRGKINLFMVCTPPAKGMAIYEEITQDIAYHVGLINGRFGSYKWTPIHYVNRVIPFEDVIAYNCAADIGWVTPLRDGLNLVAKEYVAAQHAIGGNGALVLSEFAGAAVELHGAFLANPYDKVDMSNTLMQALEAPEKERISRLQRMSNIIHRYDVNAWGQDFLSSVTESD, from the coding sequence TTGAATTTTTCACACCACGAAACACCATCACAGGAGGGTAGTCACATCTCTATTGTTCACTCAGAAGACATCCACATTCTGGCCACGGATCTCGACGGGACGTTCTTAGAAAGCGTCAACAAAGAAGACGATCCGCTTTACCGCTATTTGCACGACAATCCGAATATCATTCTTGTTTTCAACTCCGGAAGGAATATCGAACTGATCCTGCCGCTTTTGGACGACATGTCCATTCCGACCCCCCACTACATCATCGGCGACGTCGGCGCCTCCGTGCTTGACGGTGCGAACCTCGAACCCGTACAGCCGCTGCAGCACGACATCTCGAAACGGTGGTACAAGACCCTCGACTCCATCGCGGACCTGCGCGAGCAGCTTGAGACGCTCGAACGCCAGGACCAGCCCCAGGAGCGCCGGCTCTCCTACTACGTCACGAGCAGTACCATCCCCAGGGAGCTCGTCGACGAACTCAGCACCCGCGAGTGCGACGTCCTGCACTCCAACGAGATCTACCTCGACATCCTGCCCAAAGGCACCAGCAAGGGTTCCACCCTTGAAGCGCTGGTCGAACATCTGGGCGTGCCCAAAGAGCGGGTCATCGTCGCCGGAGATACCCTTAACGACCTGAGCATGTACCAGCACGGCTTCAAAGGCGTCGTGCTGAACAACGCCGAAACCCCGCTCAAAGAGGCGGCCAGCCAGATCGAGCACGCCTACTTTTCCAAGGCTCCGGGGACCCACGGCATCCTCGAAGCGATGCACCATTTCGGCATCGCCGAGGCGCAGGAGGTCGTCGAAGCACCCGCCCCCGCTTACGGCAACGCCGACCTCGTCATGGTCTACCACCGCCTCCCGTTCCAGGAGGTCGAAGAAGCGGGGAAGATCGTCCGCAAAAAACACACCAGTCCCAACGGCATCCTCCCCACCCTACTGGGCTTCTTTGCCAACGGCGAAAAGGGTTCCTGGGTCGCCTGGTCCAAGTGCGAAAGCCGTACCCCTGAAGATTTCGAGAAACACGTCGAGGTGGACAAAGAGCGGTACGAACATCTCCGGGTCTGCCGCGTCCCGCTGACGGCGTACGACGTCAAGATCTTCTACGAAGTCTTCTCAAAAGAGGCCTTCTGGCTTCTGCTGCACTCCTTCCACGAGAAAGCCGTCTTCAACCACGACCACTGGAAACACTTCTGCGAGGTGAACCGTATCTTCGCGGAAAACACGGCGGCCGAGGCGGCCGAAGGCGCCGTCGTCTGGATCCACGACTACAACCTCTGGATGGTCCCGGGCTACCTGCGGCAGCTCCGTCCCGACGTCAAGATCGCCTTTTATCACCATACGCCTTTTCCGTCAGCGGACATCTTCAACATGCTCCCCTGGCGGCGCGACATCATCAACTCGCTCCTGCAGTGCGACTATGTCGGCTTCCATATTCCCCAGTACGTCGACAACTTCGTCAATACGGTCCGTTCCAACACCCAGATCGAAGTCAACTCCCGCAAAAACGCCGCGCCGCTGTTCAAAACCTACGGCTGTGCGATCGGCGTCGATGACTATGCCGACTCTTTCACGACCGAGCTCAATACGGTCCGCCTCGGCGCACACCCCGTCGGCATCAACTGCGGCTACATCGAACAGCTTGCGGCCAGCGACCATGTGCAGACGCTCTACCACAAGATCCGCGACGAGATCGGCGACAACAAGCTGATCGTCTCCATCGAACGCACGGACTATACCAAGGGGCCGGTGGACAAGCTCAAAGCCTACGAACACTTCCTGGAGACCCACCCCCAGATGCGCGGCAAAATCAACCTCTTCATGGTCTGTACCCCGCCGGCGAAGGGGATGGCGATCTACGAAGAGATCACCCAGGATATTGCCTACCACGTCGGCCTCATCAACGGCCGCTTCGGCTCGTACAAATGGACCCCGATCCACTACGTCAACCGCGTCATTCCCTTTGAAGACGTCATCGCCTACAACTGCGCCGCGGACATCGGCTGGGTCACGCCGCTTCGCGACGGCCTGAACCTCGTCGCCAAAGAGTACGTCGCCGCTCAGCATGCCATCGGCGGCAATGGTGCGCTGGTGCTCTCCGAATTCGCCGGGGCCGCCGTGGAACTGCACGGCGCTTTCCTCGCCAACCCCTACGACAAGGTCGACATGAGCAATACGCTGATGCAGGCCCTCGAAGCACCGGAAAAAGAACGGATCTCACGGTTGCAACGCATGTCGAATATCATCCACCGCTACGACGTCAATGCCTGGGGGCAGGACTTCCTTTCCAGCGTAAC